A region from the Brevinematia bacterium genome encodes:
- a CDS encoding SDR family oxidoreductase, translating into MELGIRSKVALVTASSKGIGKGVAISLGREGAKVIISSSNAQNLENTKKELAEEGIEVYAIPCDLSKKSDIERLGKEISEKFNGVDIFVFNTGGPKAGDFFDITEEDWYYGFELVLMSAVRLTRYFLPKMLEKGWGRIVYLTSMAVKEPLDGLLLSNVFRTGVNALSKSLSRTIRKDNVTFNVICTGNIYTERAIRLLEIKSSRSGKTFEEAKTEVESSIPLGRYGKVEEIANFVTFLCSEKASYINGACIQVDGGFIKGIL; encoded by the coding sequence ATGGAGCTAGGGATAAGGTCAAAGGTAGCCTTGGTTACGGCAAGTAGCAAAGGAATTGGTAAGGGGGTTGCCATATCTTTAGGCAGAGAAGGAGCAAAAGTTATAATATCCTCAAGTAATGCCCAAAACCTTGAGAATACGAAAAAAGAATTAGCTGAGGAAGGCATTGAAGTTTATGCAATTCCCTGTGATCTATCTAAGAAAAGTGATATAGAAAGACTGGGAAAAGAGATTTCAGAAAAGTTCAACGGTGTAGACATTTTCGTATTCAACACAGGAGGACCAAAAGCTGGTGACTTTTTTGATATAACCGAAGAAGATTGGTATTACGGTTTTGAGCTTGTATTAATGTCTGCAGTAAGGCTTACTAGATATTTTTTACCAAAAATGCTAGAAAAAGGCTGGGGTAGGATTGTATACCTTACATCAATGGCCGTAAAAGAGCCACTAGACGGACTTTTGTTATCAAATGTTTTCCGCACCGGAGTCAATGCACTCTCTAAGTCTCTCTCAAGAACGATAAGAAAAGACAATGTAACATTCAATGTCATATGCACAGGTAACATATACACCGAAAGAGCAATAAGACTGCTTGAAATAAAAAGTAGCAGAAGTGGTAAAACATTTGAGGAAGCTAAAACAGAAGTAGAGAGTAGTATACCACTGGGTAGGTATGGGAAAGTAGAGGAAATAGCAAACTTCGTTACCTTTCTATGCTCTGAGAAGGCAAGCTATATCAATGGTGCCTGTATACAGGTTGATGGAGGCTTTATAAAAGGAATACTGTGA
- the hslV gene encoding ATP-dependent protease subunit HslV, translated as MGNIRSTTVIGLLKDGRLVIGGDGQVTMGNTILKSNAKKIRKIYDGKVLVGFAGATADALALLERFEGHLKDNNGNLLKSAVSLAKEWRTDKLLRRLEALMIAGNKEKILILSGTGDIIEPEDNIAAIGSGGPYALAAARAFLRTNPNLDLRFIVEESLRIASEICIYTNKNIIVEEL; from the coding sequence ATGGGTAACATTAGGTCAACGACAGTTATTGGGCTACTTAAGGATGGTAGACTAGTCATAGGTGGAGATGGTCAAGTTACGATGGGAAATACTATCTTGAAGTCAAATGCTAAGAAAATAAGGAAGATCTACGATGGTAAGGTATTGGTGGGTTTTGCTGGGGCTACTGCTGATGCGCTTGCTCTTCTTGAAAGGTTTGAAGGACATCTTAAGGATAACAATGGTAATCTTCTTAAATCGGCGGTCAGCCTAGCTAAAGAGTGGAGGACTGACAAACTGTTAAGAAGGCTTGAAGCTTTAATGATTGCTGGTAATAAGGAGAAAATTCTTATTCTTTCCGGCACAGGCGATATTATTGAGCCAGAGGACAATATTGCAGCGATAGGTTCTGGGGGACCTTACGCCTTAGCTGCAGCAAGGGCATTTTTAAGAACGAATCCAAACCTAGATTTGAGATTTATTGTTGAGGAATCGCTTAGAATAGCTTCAGAGATTTGCATATATACAAACAAAAACATTATCGTGGAGGAGTTATAA
- a CDS encoding glycosyltransferase family 2 protein, which yields MSNYLVDILLATYNGARYIREQIDSIINQTYQNIRLLIHDDCSTDGTSEILREYQKRYPERISFIDDGIATGGAVKNFEHLLKYSSAEYIMFSDQDDVWFPNKVELTLGEMFTLENRFGKDKPLMVYTDAVVTNEKLEILCKSFFEYTGISPTNISVGRVLGTSLGLGCSMMINSATRSMSLPFSERALMHDAWISLVVYTFGHFSFLKKPTLYYRQHSSNTFGTRKWKFSKALMRFIPSEEEINEFREGYLKRRNQAEDFLKVFGDKIPLKVRKGIEAYITLADQGFMSRAFNIISYGIGIGNPIRDWVRIFSRWLWL from the coding sequence ATGAGTAATTACTTAGTTGACATATTACTAGCTACATATAATGGTGCTAGATACATCAGAGAACAGATTGACTCTATAATTAACCAAACTTACCAAAACATAAGATTGCTGATACATGATGATTGTTCAACTGATGGTACTTCCGAGATCTTGAGAGAATATCAAAAAAGATATCCGGAGAGGATAAGTTTCATTGACGATGGGATAGCAACCGGAGGTGCTGTCAAAAACTTTGAGCATCTGTTGAAGTATTCGTCAGCTGAGTATATTATGTTTTCAGATCAGGATGATGTATGGTTTCCAAACAAAGTGGAACTTACCCTTGGGGAAATGTTCACTCTGGAGAATAGGTTTGGTAAAGATAAACCTCTTATGGTTTATACTGATGCTGTCGTAACTAATGAAAAGTTAGAGATTCTCTGTAAGTCTTTCTTTGAATACACTGGAATAAGTCCTACTAATATTTCAGTTGGAAGAGTTCTAGGAACATCACTAGGGCTTGGATGCTCAATGATGATCAATAGTGCTACGAGAAGCATGTCATTACCTTTTTCGGAAAGGGCCCTTATGCATGATGCATGGATTTCACTGGTAGTTTATACTTTCGGTCATTTTTCTTTTCTGAAAAAGCCAACGCTTTATTACAGACAACATTCTTCTAATACCTTTGGGACCAGAAAGTGGAAGTTCAGTAAAGCCTTGATGAGGTTTATACCATCAGAAGAGGAGATCAATGAGTTTAGGGAAGGATACTTGAAGAGGAGAAATCAAGCTGAAGACTTTCTTAAAGTTTTTGGTGATAAGATACCCTTAAAGGTGAGGAAAGGAATAGAAGCTTATATTACATTAGCGGATCAGGGTTTTATGTCAAGAGCTTTTAACATAATAAGCTACGGAATTGGAATAGGTAATCCTATAAGAGACTGGGTTAGAATTTTCTCTAGGTGGCTTTGGCTGTAA
- a CDS encoding glycosyltransferase, producing the protein MKICYSLSYPLFMDKGGGVTHCRELVRVLESHGFKVTPLDWYSETVDFQVLILFGFTHFNPEVLRYLKSRDVRIITVPIFDRTRSLLSYRILSSVFKNLPVQNLIKTKYEVLKLSDIVVASSKVEKEEIVSIFGIDKNKVMISYLGLPSDIFQLDKRISEEMFYKEFGLRDFVFYPSAGISRRKNQISLIKALEGTGIKVVLTGCDNVEKRIEDEFLEVVRSNKDVVCLPRLSREMLISAYKNSKVLAFVSLAETAGIVAIEGGYFGNNLVLSRLRVFQEYYGNFALYVKSKSCGDIRKKVIKAMEMERSYSMRSYILENLTWERYAKPIIDWIHREV; encoded by the coding sequence ATGAAGATATGTTATTCTCTTTCCTACCCTCTATTTATGGACAAAGGGGGAGGAGTAACTCATTGCCGAGAACTTGTAAGGGTGTTAGAAAGTCATGGATTCAAGGTTACTCCATTAGATTGGTATTCTGAAACTGTGGATTTTCAAGTTCTTATTCTCTTTGGTTTTACTCATTTTAACCCTGAAGTCTTGAGATATCTAAAGTCTAGGGATGTGAGGATAATAACTGTACCAATCTTTGATAGGACTAGGAGTTTACTGAGCTATAGGATATTGAGTTCTGTCTTCAAAAATCTTCCTGTTCAGAATTTGATTAAGACTAAGTATGAGGTTTTGAAACTTTCAGATATTGTTGTTGCTAGCTCAAAGGTTGAGAAAGAAGAGATTGTTTCAATCTTTGGTATTGATAAAAACAAAGTTATGATTTCATATCTAGGGTTGCCAAGCGATATTTTTCAACTTGATAAGAGGATTTCAGAGGAGATGTTTTACAAGGAGTTTGGACTGAGAGATTTTGTTTTCTACCCTTCGGCAGGAATCTCTAGGAGAAAGAACCAAATATCATTGATTAAAGCTTTGGAAGGTACTGGGATAAAGGTTGTTCTTACCGGCTGTGATAACGTAGAGAAGAGAATAGAAGATGAGTTCTTAGAAGTGGTGAGGAGTAATAAGGATGTTGTTTGTTTACCTAGACTGAGTAGAGAGATGCTTATTTCCGCCTATAAGAACTCAAAAGTCTTAGCGTTTGTTTCTTTGGCAGAGACCGCAGGTATAGTAGCTATTGAGGGAGGATACTTTGGGAATAACTTAGTGCTAAGTAGACTAAGAGTTTTCCAAGAATATTATGGAAATTTTGCTCTCTATGTTAAAAGCAAGAGTTGTGGTGACATCAGGAAGAAGGTAATCAAGGCTATGGAGATGGAAAGAAGTTATTCAATGAGAAGTTACATTCTGGAAAACTTAACATGGGAGAGATACGCAAAACCTATAATAGATTGGATACATAGAGAGGTATGA
- a CDS encoding cation:proton antiporter: protein MPQIDIVTGLFVVFLTSAILLYALGRFEIPFIVSLITAGVILGHFGVIGENQVFKEISDLGIMLMLFFVGVEFSLRTLWNYKKDALIIGLGQIFLSGIPVFVLTFALFGNHKIAFIISTVVAISSTAVIVSLIEKKGAIGTRYGRTSFLVALVQDLVTVVVLIILPFLVGGEELKVDIVWGSLVFVGYTIALYYFTKTKFAEVLVIRDRYLVVFLAVLVSFGSGVVAKFCGLSPFLGAFLGGMIISESFFGRHIASEVLPIKEIFVGFFFIYAGALIKLSSFMANFLTILWVTLTLILFKFIVMFLILIATRESMEHNFRASVLVGNLGEFGLLILSIGLSERVIDERLFVVLSSSIVFSMVISSLLFRLIDKLEYRLPILRLRKRAKRSLGEFDVIIVGFGPVGKKLSEVLRSMNISHVILEMNSETVRKYRDSFNIHFGDAKRENILRWVGTESAKLLVITPPSLDEALFISEKARTLNPNIEIIARVRFSSEMDALKDKGIRNVICDEVSVFDSITGAVLQKVR, encoded by the coding sequence GTGCCACAAATTGACATAGTAACTGGACTATTTGTTGTGTTTCTCACTTCTGCTATATTGCTCTATGCTCTAGGTAGGTTTGAAATACCTTTCATAGTCTCTCTCATCACTGCTGGAGTGATTCTTGGGCATTTTGGCGTGATAGGTGAAAATCAGGTTTTTAAGGAGATTTCTGACTTAGGCATAATGCTTATGTTATTCTTTGTTGGTGTTGAATTCTCGTTAAGGACATTGTGGAACTATAAGAAGGATGCTTTGATAATAGGCTTGGGGCAAATTTTCCTCTCGGGTATACCAGTGTTTGTGCTAACTTTTGCTTTGTTTGGAAACCATAAGATCGCTTTCATCATCTCAACAGTAGTTGCTATAAGTAGCACAGCAGTTATAGTATCACTTATTGAAAAAAAGGGAGCTATTGGGACTAGGTATGGTAGAACCTCGTTTCTAGTTGCCTTAGTTCAGGATCTTGTAACAGTTGTAGTTCTTATAATTTTGCCTTTCTTAGTTGGGGGGGAGGAACTTAAAGTAGATATAGTTTGGGGAAGTTTAGTTTTTGTGGGTTATACGATAGCTCTTTACTACTTCACTAAGACAAAGTTTGCTGAAGTGCTGGTTATCAGGGATAGGTATCTAGTTGTCTTTCTTGCGGTACTGGTAAGTTTTGGTAGCGGAGTTGTAGCTAAATTCTGTGGGTTATCACCATTTCTAGGTGCCTTTCTTGGCGGAATGATAATCTCAGAGTCTTTCTTTGGAAGACATATTGCCTCAGAGGTTTTGCCTATAAAGGAGATATTCGTTGGATTCTTCTTCATATATGCAGGAGCGTTGATAAAACTGAGTTCTTTTATGGCTAATTTCCTGACAATTCTTTGGGTTACGCTGACATTGATTCTTTTCAAATTTATAGTGATGTTTCTGATTCTTATTGCTACTAGGGAGTCTATGGAACATAATTTTAGAGCGTCAGTATTGGTAGGTAATCTTGGAGAATTTGGGTTGCTTATCCTTTCAATAGGTCTATCAGAAAGAGTAATAGATGAAAGATTGTTTGTGGTTCTTTCTTCGTCAATCGTGTTTAGTATGGTGATATCCTCGTTATTGTTTAGATTGATTGATAAGCTAGAATACAGGTTGCCAATCCTAAGGTTGAGAAAGAGAGCGAAAAGGAGTTTAGGAGAGTTTGATGTTATTATAGTGGGATTTGGCCCTGTAGGCAAAAAACTATCTGAAGTTTTGAGAAGCATGAATATCTCCCATGTAATTCTGGAGATGAATTCCGAGACCGTTAGAAAGTACAGAGATTCCTTCAATATACACTTTGGTGATGCTAAAAGAGAGAATATATTAAGGTGGGTTGGAACAGAAAGTGCTAAACTTCTTGTCATAACTCCTCCATCACTTGATGAGGCTTTGTTTATCTCCGAAAAAGCTAGGACCCTAAACCCGAATATTGAAATAATAGCGAGAGTTAGATTTAGTTCAGAAATGGATGCCCTAAAGGATAAAGGAATACGTAATGTAATTTGTGATGAGGTTAGTGTGTTTGATTCAATAACAGGAGCAGTCCTTCAGAAAGTAAGATAA
- a CDS encoding DEAD/DEAH box helicase has translation MVREGDQGYIEGLYKLLFLDKSEETSIVILDEEWIDKIEESFLKLFEGASILPPLGVYPYVSSVPPIDKAKERVETIKKTFLHIPRFVFATLESLLLRTISKDIVTSDPLILKVSQSINVGNVRKVLEGFGYELVNKVRNYGECSFRGGVFEVFPPSYDLPIRVITDFDLVTHIRLFDPEVQRIVRDLEEVEISPPYESNFYLLFRKNNTTISFMELFNNLKVYSLLSKTNLEKEYLELLDAIRRLYSEVEGGKNYITPEEVVSKLPEDIVFPDIHLRIFPTFTSGEMFLPNYAVLSRYLLSKLRESRVVFLSPNEKYTKKAKVVFSKYNIPYVFLGTRDKFNDVLELAGTSEIGGSVGIIEGLNIPRGLEISGLAVLTVRELFNREFVEYPTEEVDISLEESKEIQFFTNIKEGDYVVHARYGIGIFAGIREINYFGNIKEFARIEFDEGDVVYVPPEHFNLLSKYIGSEKPSLGSLRRGNWKDIKKRVRESILKFSRDLLRLKAIRQVQKKTPLRIDFEEYEMLEDSFPYEETPDQLKALDEIKLDLASSKVMDRILCGDVGFGKTEIAIRTAYLHILNGFQVMVLVPTTVLAEQHYKTFSQRLSPFGVRVGVISRLRKEKEILETIEGVANGSVDLLIGTHALIIDDKVISKFKNLGLVVIDEEHKFGVEHKEAILKGRENVDVLMLSATPIPRTLGMGLASLKDISLIATAPVGRKPVKTFIVEWNDEVIREAIEREIKRDGQILVVSDKIEGIEKLKNRIIGCSKGILNEREVCVLHGRLGKTEIENAFFDFVEGKYRVMVATTISESGLDIPNVNTVIVNNAHLFGLADLHQIRGRVGRRDREGYAYFIYPSKYIMSELQMKRLSTIEEHSDLGAGFKIALKDLEFRGAGNLLGKEQHGNIDAVGYVFYIRMLSEVLRMLEEGVDEDEVVDYSDPLVYFRFDRVFPEELGIPDDEKVEIMLKLNIAYTEKQVNFVLNEIKERYGRVPEGVYNLAEVVKFRLYLKKFKVEEVYDSENGIIIRFGKNNLPDVDRFLEIIDKGSWNIEMIPDEADAVILKVDSENLFHKISQVSLFLESVFSQSL, from the coding sequence ATGGTAAGAGAGGGTGATCAAGGTTATATAGAAGGTCTGTATAAACTTCTTTTCTTGGACAAAAGTGAAGAAACCTCAATTGTGATTCTTGATGAAGAGTGGATTGACAAGATTGAAGAGAGTTTTTTGAAGTTGTTTGAGGGAGCTAGTATTCTGCCTCCTTTGGGAGTCTATCCTTATGTTTCATCGGTTCCGCCAATTGATAAAGCGAAAGAGAGAGTTGAAACGATAAAGAAGACATTTCTACACATACCTCGGTTTGTATTTGCAACGCTTGAATCACTACTTTTAAGAACAATCTCTAAGGATATAGTGACATCAGATCCACTGATTTTGAAGGTATCTCAGAGTATAAATGTTGGAAATGTGAGAAAAGTTTTGGAAGGTTTTGGGTATGAGCTAGTGAATAAGGTAAGGAACTATGGAGAGTGTTCATTCAGAGGAGGTGTTTTTGAAGTTTTTCCTCCGAGTTATGATTTGCCGATAAGAGTTATAACAGACTTTGATTTAGTTACTCATATTAGGCTTTTTGATCCAGAAGTTCAAAGGATAGTAAGGGATCTGGAGGAAGTTGAGATTTCTCCTCCTTATGAGAGTAATTTCTATCTTCTCTTTAGGAAGAATAATACGACTATCTCCTTTATGGAGCTTTTTAACAACTTGAAGGTGTATTCTTTGCTCTCAAAGACAAATTTAGAAAAGGAGTATTTGGAGTTACTTGATGCTATCAGGAGGTTATATTCTGAAGTTGAGGGTGGTAAAAACTACATCACGCCAGAGGAGGTAGTTTCTAAGCTACCCGAGGATATAGTGTTCCCTGATATACATCTACGAATTTTCCCTACTTTCACAAGTGGTGAGATGTTTCTACCAAATTACGCTGTTTTGTCAAGGTATTTATTGTCTAAGCTTAGGGAATCTCGTGTTGTGTTTCTTTCACCGAACGAGAAGTATACAAAGAAAGCCAAGGTTGTGTTTAGTAAGTATAACATTCCGTATGTTTTTCTAGGAACAAGGGATAAATTTAATGATGTCCTTGAGTTAGCGGGGACTAGTGAAATTGGTGGTAGTGTTGGGATTATAGAGGGGTTGAATATACCGAGAGGGTTAGAGATTAGTGGATTGGCAGTATTAACTGTTAGGGAGCTTTTCAATAGGGAGTTCGTGGAATATCCGACTGAGGAGGTTGATATTTCTCTTGAGGAATCAAAAGAGATACAATTTTTCACTAACATAAAGGAGGGGGATTATGTTGTGCATGCTAGGTATGGAATAGGCATATTCGCAGGTATAAGGGAGATAAATTATTTCGGCAATATCAAGGAGTTTGCCAGAATTGAGTTTGATGAAGGTGATGTAGTATATGTTCCACCCGAACATTTTAATCTTTTAAGTAAATACATAGGAAGTGAGAAGCCGAGTTTAGGCTCGCTAAGACGCGGAAACTGGAAAGATATCAAGAAGAGAGTTAGAGAGAGTATTCTTAAGTTTTCAAGAGACCTGTTGAGGCTTAAGGCTATAAGACAGGTTCAGAAAAAAACTCCGCTTAGGATAGACTTTGAAGAATATGAGATGTTAGAGGACAGTTTCCCTTACGAAGAAACACCTGATCAACTCAAGGCTCTTGATGAAATAAAGCTTGATCTTGCGTCATCTAAAGTGATGGATAGGATTTTATGTGGAGATGTTGGATTTGGAAAGACAGAGATAGCGATCAGGACAGCTTATTTGCATATTCTAAACGGTTTTCAGGTTATGGTTTTAGTTCCGACGACTGTTCTTGCGGAACAACATTATAAGACGTTCTCTCAGAGGTTATCTCCTTTTGGAGTAAGGGTAGGAGTGATTTCTAGACTTAGGAAAGAAAAGGAGATTCTGGAAACTATTGAGGGGGTAGCAAATGGAAGTGTTGATCTTCTTATTGGCACTCATGCCTTGATCATTGATGATAAGGTTATTAGCAAGTTTAAGAATCTTGGTCTTGTAGTGATTGATGAAGAACATAAATTTGGGGTTGAACATAAGGAAGCTATTCTAAAAGGTAGGGAGAATGTTGATGTTCTTATGTTGTCTGCAACTCCAATACCCAGAACGCTGGGAATGGGTTTAGCTAGCCTAAAGGATATATCCTTGATTGCTACTGCTCCAGTTGGTCGCAAGCCAGTGAAAACCTTTATAGTTGAATGGAATGATGAGGTGATTAGAGAAGCGATAGAGAGGGAGATTAAAAGAGACGGTCAGATTCTGGTGGTTAGTGACAAAATAGAAGGTATAGAGAAGCTGAAAAACAGGATAATAGGGTGTAGCAAAGGTATTTTAAATGAAAGAGAAGTTTGTGTGTTGCACGGTAGGCTTGGAAAAACTGAAATTGAGAATGCTTTTTTTGACTTTGTTGAAGGTAAGTATAGAGTAATGGTTGCAACTACGATTTCTGAGTCAGGGCTTGACATACCCAATGTGAATACTGTAATAGTGAACAATGCGCATTTATTCGGTCTTGCGGATCTACATCAGATAAGGGGTAGAGTAGGCAGGAGGGATAGGGAAGGGTATGCCTACTTTATATATCCGTCAAAGTATATAATGAGCGAATTACAGATGAAAAGACTTAGCACAATAGAGGAGCATTCTGACTTGGGAGCGGGTTTCAAGATAGCTCTAAAGGATCTTGAGTTTAGAGGAGCTGGAAATCTTCTTGGTAAGGAGCAACATGGAAACATAGATGCTGTTGGATATGTCTTCTATATCAGGATGTTATCTGAGGTTTTGCGGATGCTAGAAGAAGGAGTGGATGAGGATGAAGTGGTGGATTACTCTGATCCACTCGTATACTTCAGGTTTGACAGAGTCTTTCCAGAAGAATTGGGGATACCAGATGATGAGAAAGTTGAAATAATGCTTAAGTTGAATATAGCCTATACGGAAAAACAAGTGAACTTTGTTCTTAACGAAATAAAGGAAAGGTATGGTAGAGTGCCTGAAGGAGTATACAATTTGGCAGAAGTTGTTAAATTTAGGTTATATCTCAAGAAATTCAAAGTTGAGGAAGTTTATGATAGCGAAAATGGAATCATCATAAGATTTGGTAAGAACAATTTACCTGATGTTGACAGGTTTTTAGAGATTATTGATAAGGGTAGTTGGAATATTGAGATGATACCGGACGAAGCGGATGCGGTTATACTTAAGGTTGACTCCGAAAACCTCTTTCACAAGATCTCTCAAGTGTCCCTGTTTCTTGAGAGTGTATTTAGTCAGTCTCTCTAA
- the purN gene encoding phosphoribosylglycinamide formyltransferase — protein sequence MRCVFFKLRRFFLYLLGKKDKLRIGILISGRGSNMEAIIRGCKEGKINGEVVIVISDNPDARGLDIARNYGVKAIYLYPGKYRTRLEEEREWEYVKALKKHCVDIVVMAGFMRIIKNPLLSSFKNKIINIHPSLLPKYPGLETHRRVLENGEKEHGCTVHFANEIIDGGKIIMQAKIRVLPNDTPDSLARRVLEKEHKILVKTLSLIADGKISYDTITEPIVYNPNDEIL from the coding sequence ATGAGATGCGTATTTTTTAAGTTACGGAGGTTTTTCCTCTACTTGCTTGGTAAAAAAGATAAGCTCAGGATAGGAATACTCATCTCAGGTCGTGGATCAAACATGGAGGCTATAATAAGGGGATGTAAGGAAGGGAAGATCAATGGTGAGGTGGTCATAGTCATAAGTGACAATCCTGATGCTAGAGGTCTTGATATCGCAAGAAATTACGGTGTCAAAGCTATCTATCTCTACCCTGGTAAATACAGGACCAGGTTAGAAGAAGAAAGAGAATGGGAATATGTCAAGGCCTTAAAGAAGCACTGTGTAGACATAGTAGTGATGGCAGGATTTATGAGAATAATAAAAAATCCTCTACTTTCTTCATTCAAAAATAAAATAATTAACATTCATCCATCATTGCTTCCTAAATATCCGGGACTTGAGACACACAGAAGAGTCTTGGAAAATGGAGAAAAGGAACATGGATGCACCGTTCATTTCGCAAACGAAATTATTGACGGGGGCAAGATCATCATGCAGGCAAAGATCAGGGTATTACCAAACGATACTCCAGACTCCTTAGCTAGAAGAGTATTGGAAAAGGAACATAAAATACTAGTTAAAACTCTCTCACTGATTGCTGATGGGAAAATCTCATACGACACAATTACAGAACCTATTGTCTATAATCCTAATGATGAGATACTGTAA